One window from the genome of Plasmodium relictum strain SGS1 genome assembly, chromosome: 12 encodes:
- a CDS encoding serine/threonine protein kinase, putative, giving the protein MKILSFLVYFSKLCNIIIILTFSYYSFLYLFDETISKLKYNIIEKNSIEFSKTDFLIIFNKCSILSRNKRLNLFNDLEKRDNFFKGSFIEYFSLFCKNFHINFKRLISYIGITYEKAKNCICLKEEKKKFFFNYYNYFAFGDEVNEYSYIFHRNNYKLEHELTKRKKKKEKRENCINNKIDWKINNKKNWNNNNDIYCENENNLISKNEKVLDLKNKKKYNMISKKLNKKEKYNEENNKSILKENTSSYSLQRNNNINSKYYLIKKIKDIFKKKKKKDLKDLDVIYIPDTTERETKVLKCKTCLINLEKYLYALKISNEEADDMNKSLDKKKSSDIQIYYDYDNVYYIDKYERERKKKEIISMKYLFYASLLKSNYKMINFTKRLLLSNRNKNKEIYLEIDRYKHKRINYTIKEKLGQGAYGEIWYAISINGKSPFKDVVLKKILINKDEEASQLNAMREVYFGEILKNCDNISRFIEYFEEYETNDGKNYYRYFWLVFADEGYSLSKHLFQTDMNNSGMLIPSSLWWSIKKQNIGMLVLKDLIYQILNGINIAHKKNITHRDIKMENIFVSSKTPFTVRIGDWGSAVEFSNPRFLFMPSENEETDGYQPPESLFGHMKNNFMRLPYYDMWGIGIVFLQFVLGTKNPLEVKNKRNEIELKKLFSKYPINALKEAIFLQSLSELCLTPWSKSSELLILHHKKPLYSSIYSKNIIINKLKYHTSNTLINIKNQSFNIVYNIISQKYNSLVSIPTSPVCSDWRCVNKYSSNISFKEEYHPVDIIYKNVSNIFNETKNNFFNNNTCNDEQFQKILQERDPSGIGLPNKNARNLLRQLLQFDYNNRINAQEALNHPWFLEN; this is encoded by the coding sequence atgaaaatattatcttttttagtatatttttcaaagttatgtaatataattataatattaacattttcatactattcttttttatatttgtttgATGAGACAATTagcaaattaaaatataatattatagaaaaaaattccaTAGAATTTAGTAAGACAGATTttctcattatttttaataaatgttCAATCTTATCTAGAAACAAGAGgcttaatttattcaatgatttagaaaaaagggataatttttttaagggATCTTTTATTGAAtacttttctttattttgtaaaaattttcatataaattttaaaagactTATCAGTTATATTGGTATTACTTAcgaaaaagcaaaaaattgtatatgtcttaaagaagaaaagaaaaaatttttctttaattattataactaTTTTGCTTTTGGAGATGAAGTAAATGaatattcttatatttttcatagaaataattataaattagaACATGAATTAactaaaaggaaaaaaaaaaaggagaagAGGGAAAATTGCatcaataataaaatagattggaaaataaataataaaaaaaattggaatAATAACAATGATATATACTgtgaaaatgaaaacaatttaataagtaaaaatgaaaaagtttTAGAtttgaaaaacaaaaagaaatataatatgATAAGTAAgaagttaaataaaaaagaaaaatacaatgaagaaaataataaatccattttaaaagaaaatacaaGCAGTTATAGTTTgcaaagaaataataatataaattctaaatattatcttataaaaaaaataaaagacatttttaaaaaaaaaaagaagaaagatTTAAAGGATTTAGATGTTATCTATATACCAGATACTACAGAAAGAGAAACAAAAGTTCTCAAATGTAAAACATGTTTGATTAATTTAGAAAAGTATTTATACgcattaaaaataagtaatgAAGAAGCTGATGATATGAATAAATCACTAGATAAGAAAAAATCCAGTGATATACAAATTTATTATGATTATGATAATGTATATTACATAGACAAATATGaaagagaaagaaaaaaaaaggagatAATAAGTATGAAATACTTGTTCTATGCATCTTTGTTAAAAAGTAACtataaaatgataaattttaCAAAACGTTTGTTATTATCAAAccgaaataaaaataaagaaatatatttagaaaTTGATAGATATAAgcataaaagaataaattataCAATAAAGGAAAAGTTAGGACAAGGAGCATATGGAGAAATATGGTATGCAATTAGCATAAACGGAAAATCTCCTTTTAAAGATGtggtattaaaaaaaattcttataaaCAAAGATGAAGAAGCTTCTCAATTAAATGCTATGAGAGAGGTTTATTTTGGAGAAATTCTAAAAAACTGTGATAACATAAGTCGATTTATTGAATATTTTGAAGAATATGAAACTAATGatggaaaaaattattatagatATTTTTGGTTAGTATTTGCAGATGAGGGTTATTCATTATCTAAACACCTTTTCCAAACAGATATGAACAATTCAGGAATGCTTATACCAAGTTCTTTATGGTGgagtataaaaaaacaaaatataggTATGTTAGTATTAAAAGAtttaatatatcaaataTTAAATGGCATAAATATAgctcataaaaaaaatattacacaTAGAGATATTAAAatggaaaatatttttgtatcTTCAAAAACTCCCTTTACTGTTCGAATTGGTGATTGGGGGAGTGCAGTGGAGTTTTCGAACCCTCGATTTTTGTTTATGCCAtcagaaaatgaagaaacaGATGGGTATCAACCTCCAGAATCTTTGTTTGGgcatatgaaaaataattttatgagATTACCATATTACGATATGTGGGGTATTGGGATAGTCTTTTTGCAGTTTGTATTAGGTACTAAAAATCCACTAGAagtgaaaaataaaagaaatgaaattGAACTTAAGAAATTATTTTCGAAATATCCTATTAATGCTTTAAAAGAAGCGATTTTTTTGCAGAGTTTATCAGAATTATGCTTAACACCATGGTCTAAATCTTCAGAACTTTTAATACTTCATCATAAAAAGCCATTATATTCTTCtatatatagtaaaaatattattattaataaattaaaatatcatACTTCTAATAcactaataaatataaaaaatcaatcttttaatattgtttataatataatttctcaaaaatataattctttaGTTTCAATACCTACTTCTCCAGTTTGTTCAGATTGGAGATgtgtaaataaatatagttcaaatatttcttttaaggAAGAATATCATCCAGttgatataatatataaaaatgtgagtaatatttttaatgaaacaaaaaataatttttttaataacaatACTTGTAATGATGAacaatttcaaaaaattttacaagaAAGAGATCCTTCAGGTATTGGATTACCAAATAAGAATGCAAGAAATTTACTGAGGCAGTTATTGCAATTTGATTATAATAATCGTATAAATGCTCAAGAAGCTTTAAATCATCCTTGGTTTTTGGAAAATTGA
- a CDS encoding CPW-WPC family protein produces MKISLIFFLLSFLNVLLNAFGENLLTEKKTFVFSGDLYLNSKYSKGSEVDKNKKENTKSDVAKVIEKHEEMKESDKNVKNIVNEATNKIKKKNNVNELPSSGLNEEEEEEAKEGSEFLSNDLEEAAENFASSDQNENSVEKENELKNIKKYQAEVINSMSQPDLYKKFDVDELEKLEHAMDDSDDMCDPDYSLPCPLNFFRTSSGCVPLNTYEGPCNKIQDKLMYLYDNQKESWGDICEANWPCIPLKCPFGVDYNSVCPIQWEDVGKGICRSIYKNNKCPNDINFSKATIKEKKKLEKECGIRWKCKSVTYITNFDSICPLNWTKIDENKCKAPDDYNGPCPKVSNLKKYNTEELKKRIENACLVNWPYTIKVNEYQRDYNAHCPIGWSLMDNGLCQSPENYQKNSKCSDEVSFVDMNSQQKESYSIACNVDFPFKDRDECKRDYSFECPLGWIPTNNKGYCKAPINYKSKLCKKYSKFKNLSDNYKNYYLKSCNIDWPCEGEIQNSLIYTNMSINYSIGNSRKSNRAVDSETGSVI; encoded by the exons atgaaaatttctctaattttttttttgttgtcttttttaaatgtacTACTGAATGCTTTTGGTGAAAATTTGTTAACCGAAAAAAAGACATTTGTTTTTTCTGgtgatttatatttaaacaGTAAATATTCCAAAGGAAGTGAagtagataaaaataaaaaagagaatacAAAAAGTGACGTGGCTAAAGTTATTGAAAAACATGAAGAAATGAAAGAATCAGACAAAAATGttaaaa ACATTGTTAATGAAGCTActaacaaaattaaaaaaaaaaataatgtaaatgaATTGCCATCATCTGGCCTCAATGAA gaAGAAGAGGAAGAAGCAAAAGAAGGCAGTGAATTTTTGTCTAATGATTTAGAGGAAGCTGCTGAAAATTTTGCATCTTCTGACCAA aatgaAAATAGTGTagaaaaggaaaatgaattaaaaaatattaaaaaatatcaagCAGAGGTTATTAATTCAATGAGTCAACCAGATCTTTACAAAAAATTTGATGTAGatgaattagaaaaattagaacat gcaATGGATGATTCAGATgat ATGTGCGATCCTGATTACTCTTTACCATGTCCTTTAAATTTCTTTCGTACAAGTTCGGGTTGTGTTCCTTTAAACACTTATGAAGGTCCTTGTAATAAg atacaAGATAAATTAATGTATTTATATGATAACCAAAAAGAGAGTTGGGGAGATATATGTGAAGCTAATTGGCCATGTATCCCGTTAAAATGCCCATTTGGTGTTGATTACAATTCAGTTTGTCCAATTCAATGGGAAGATGTTGGAAAAGGTATTTGTAGgagtatatataaaaataacaaatgcCCAAATGATATAAACTTTTCTAAAGCAACTATTAAGGAAAAAAAGAAGTTAGAAAAGGAATGTGGAATAAGATGGAAATGTAAGTCAGTTACTTATATAACAAATTTTGATTCTATTTGTCCATTAAATTGGACAAAAATTGATGAGAATAAATGCAAAGCACCAGATGATTATAATGGCCCTTGCCCTAAAGtttctaatttaaaaaaatacaatactgaagaattaaaaaaaagaattgaaAATGCATGCTTAGTTAATTGGCCTTATACTATTAAAGTTAATGAATATCAAAGAGATTATAATGCGCATTGTCCAAT tGGATGGTCTTTAATGGATAATGGATTATGCCAATCACCAGAAAATTATCAGAAAAATTCAAAGTGTAGTGATGAAGTTTCATTTGTTGATATGAATTCACAACAAAAGGAATCTTATTCTATTGCTTGTAATGTTGATTTTCCTTTTAAGG acAGAGATGAATGTAAGCGCGATTACTCATTTGAGTGCCCTCTAGGATGGATACCTACTAATAACAAAGGGTATTGTAAAGCACCAATTAActataaaagtaaattatgtaaaaaatattcaaaatttaaaaatttgtctgataattataaaaattattatttaaaatcatGTAATATTGATTGGCCATGTGAAGGAGAAATTCAAAATTCATTG ATTTATACAAATATGAGTATAAATTATTCTATTGGTAACTCCAGAAAATCTAATA gGGCAGTTGACTCAGAAACAGGATcagttatttaa